One stretch of Roseimicrobium sp. ORNL1 DNA includes these proteins:
- the rnhC gene encoding ribonuclease HIII encodes MPAPALTTYTKVITELQAAKLRSILEDKGWLFEAKPYTLYAAAGPKVNVAVYEKGPKVVLQGKGIEDFIKFTLEPEVLGTAELGYEEVTNPAMFTPHIGVDESGKGDFFGPLVVAGAYVDPDMARTLRDLGAVDSKRIGSDARIYELARDMRKAQVIHETIVISPQRYNELYAKFGNLNKLLAWGHAKVIENMLERVPDCPRALSDQFANPRVLQQALQEKGRSIILEQRTKAESDPAVAAASIFAREKFVQWLDQNGPKAGFILGKGVSATVKATAVKIVQKLGNEGLAKFAKMHFKTAQEVSAASSST; translated from the coding sequence ATGCCAGCACCCGCACTCACCACCTATACCAAGGTCATCACCGAATTGCAGGCCGCGAAACTTCGCTCCATTTTGGAGGACAAGGGCTGGCTGTTCGAAGCCAAGCCCTACACCCTCTACGCAGCGGCCGGTCCCAAAGTGAATGTCGCGGTGTATGAAAAAGGTCCCAAGGTGGTGCTGCAGGGGAAGGGGATTGAGGACTTCATCAAGTTCACCCTTGAGCCTGAAGTGCTGGGTACCGCGGAACTGGGCTATGAGGAAGTGACCAATCCCGCCATGTTCACCCCTCACATCGGGGTGGATGAGAGCGGAAAGGGTGACTTCTTTGGCCCGCTGGTCGTTGCTGGTGCCTATGTGGATCCAGACATGGCCCGTACCCTGCGCGACCTCGGCGCGGTGGACAGCAAACGCATCGGCTCAGATGCGCGCATCTATGAACTGGCGCGGGACATGCGGAAGGCGCAGGTGATCCACGAGACGATCGTGATCAGTCCGCAGCGTTACAATGAGCTGTACGCCAAATTTGGAAACCTCAACAAGCTCCTCGCCTGGGGGCATGCCAAGGTGATCGAGAACATGCTTGAGCGCGTGCCCGATTGCCCACGCGCTCTGTCTGACCAGTTTGCCAATCCTCGCGTGCTCCAACAGGCGCTTCAAGAAAAGGGGCGCAGCATCATTTTGGAACAGCGTACCAAGGCCGAAAGTGACCCTGCCGTGGCGGCCGCTTCCATCTTCGCACGGGAGAAATTCGTGCAATGGCTCGACCAAAACGGGCCTAAAGCGGGATTCATTCTTGGAAAGGGCGTTTCGGCCACGGTAAAAGCCACGGCGGTGAAAATTGTGCAAAAGCTTGGAAACGAAGGGCTTGCGAAGTTTGCAAAAATGCACTTCAAAACCGCACAAGAGGTATCTGCCGCATCCTCAAGCACATAG
- a CDS encoding HU family DNA-binding protein: MATITKRDLVVELSNRTGLTQNQVFDMLQHVLDLITEELSKGNEVTLRRFGTFEVRVAKPKIGRNPNKPGSEMQIPPRSVVRFKPGNEMKAQVASVLPKLVSHDGDGDGSAPPTAAAL; this comes from the coding sequence ATGGCTACGATCACGAAGCGCGACCTCGTTGTCGAATTGAGCAACCGGACAGGCCTGACGCAAAATCAGGTTTTTGACATGCTTCAGCATGTTCTGGATCTCATCACCGAGGAACTCTCGAAGGGGAATGAAGTGACCTTGCGTCGCTTCGGCACGTTTGAAGTGCGCGTGGCGAAACCGAAAATTGGGCGAAATCCCAACAAGCCCGGTTCCGAGATGCAGATCCCGCCGCGCTCCGTGGTGCGCTTCAAGCCGGGTAATGAAATGAAGGCTCAAGTCGCCTCCGTGCTCCCCAAGCTGGTGAGCCACGACGGCGACGGCGACGGCTCGGCTCCTCCGACCGCTGCAGCACTCTAG
- a CDS encoding methyltransferase domain-containing protein has protein sequence MFLKEFVRNWETTGAVAPSSPALARRIAEAAKIHDAKRVLELGPGTGALTEAVAAALPEDSEYLGLELNETFVTRLGTRFPKLRFEAVPAQEFDFNHWPGEGTTVDAIVSGLPWTAFPESLQTAILDHVMPHLRPGGIFVTFAYTGFHLLPKGRHFRDLLASRCYQLTTTSTVWGNLPPAFVYVATAGNTAGSGHSASARD, from the coding sequence ATGTTTTTGAAAGAATTTGTACGCAACTGGGAGACTACGGGGGCTGTCGCGCCTTCCTCTCCAGCTTTGGCGCGCCGCATCGCGGAAGCGGCCAAAATTCATGACGCCAAGAGAGTCCTGGAACTCGGCCCTGGCACGGGCGCACTCACGGAGGCCGTGGCAGCTGCTTTGCCTGAGGACAGCGAATATCTGGGGCTGGAGCTCAATGAAACGTTCGTGACGCGCTTGGGAACGCGCTTTCCCAAGCTGCGCTTTGAGGCGGTACCAGCCCAGGAGTTCGACTTCAATCACTGGCCCGGCGAAGGAACTACGGTGGACGCCATCGTGAGCGGCCTGCCCTGGACGGCCTTCCCAGAGAGTCTGCAGACAGCCATTCTCGATCATGTCATGCCGCACCTCAGGCCGGGTGGCATCTTTGTCACCTTTGCCTACACGGGCTTCCACCTCCTGCCCAAGGGCAGGCATTTCCGCGACTTGCTGGCAAGCCGTTGCTATCAGCTCACGACGACGTCCACCGTGTGGGGGAATCTCCCTCCAGCGTTCGTCTATGTGGCTACTGCGGGGAATACCGCAGGCTCCGGGCACTCGGCCTCAGCACGAGACTAG
- a CDS encoding YgdI/YgdR family lipoprotein — MIQRFCFALAALAMLACTSCSSSHYKITLRDGREFMTASKPEYNSKTGYYKFRALNDKDALIRSDEILMMNEL; from the coding sequence ATGATTCAACGTTTTTGCTTTGCCCTGGCCGCGCTGGCAATGCTGGCCTGCACCAGCTGCAGCTCTTCGCACTACAAAATCACGCTGCGCGACGGACGTGAATTCATGACCGCGAGCAAGCCCGAGTACAACTCGAAGACGGGGTACTACAAGTTCCGCGCGCTCAATGACAAGGATGCGCTCATTCGCTCGGACGAGATCCTCATGATGAATGAGCTCTAA